The sequence below is a genomic window from Lysobacter stagni.
TCCATTCCAGGCCCAGCGTGTCCAGGCGTGCGGTGATCGCGGCACGGCGCCCGACGTCGTCCCCGGCCGCGGCGATGGACTGCACGTCGCCCAGCCATTGGGCGGCGGGGATTTGAGCCCGGGCGGCGTCCCGCGCAAGGACCGGCGCGGAAGGCGAGGCGAGAAAAAGGATCGTGAAGACGGCACTGGCAACTCGGCGCATCGCGAACACCCCCATTAGAATCGGTTCAGTTTGTACCCCAATTCAGGGTTGGGCATGGGCCGAAAGCCCTGTCGGGTACCGGCGCCCAGTGCGGCGCGATGGAAGGGAGAAAGGGATGACGATCCGGGTGTTCATCGTGGACGACCATTCGCTGGTGCGGACCGGCATGCGCATGATCCTGTCGGGCGAGACCGACATCGAAGTCGTGGGCGATGTGGAAAGCGGCGAAGAGGCCATGCCGCTGATCCGCAGGCTCAAGCCCGACGTCGTCCTGTGCGATCTGCATCTGCCCGGATTGAGTGGTCTGGAAGTCACCGAGCGCGTGGTCAAGGGCGACCACGGTACGCGCGTCATCATCGTCTCGGTGCTGCAGGACGGTCCGATGCCCAAACGCCTGCTGGAAGCGGGCGCATCGGGTTACGTGGGCAAGGGCGGGGATGCCGGCGAGCTGCTGCGTGCGATACGCGAGGTCGCGCGCGGCCGGCGTTTCCTGGCCAGTGGCATCGCGCAGAGCATGGCGCTCGCGGGCATCGATGGCGACGGCTCGCCGTTCGATCTGCTTTCGCCGCGCGAGATGGAGATCGCCCTGCTGCTGGTCCAGGGGCTGCGCCAGGACGATATCGCCAAGCGCCTGAGCCTGAGCGCCAAGACCGTGAACACGCACAAGACGCGCCTGTTCGAGAAGCTGGAGATCCACGACACCATCGCGCTTGCGCGACTGGCCAGTCGTTACGGCGTGATCGATCCGACCCAGGCGATCTGACGAAGCGGCACATCCGCGGGAACCGCGACGCACCCGCGCACCCAGCGATGGCGCTCGATCGCATCACCAGCCTGAAAACACACTGGCCGCCCGAAGGCGGCCAGTGATTCATCGCATCGCGACGGCGGGAACTCAGGCGTGGCCCTGTTCCTGCTTGTGCTCCTGCTCACGCTGCTCGGCGAGGTGCGCGTGCTCGAGGGCGGCGGCATCGGCCGGCGTGGATTCGTCGGTGTCGCTCTCCACGGCGGCATCCGCATTGCCCTCCGACTGGCCGATCACCGCCGCTTCCGCCGGCGTCGCTTCGACGACGGGGCTGGGCGAGGGCAGCGAATCGAACAGGCCCGGCGTGCGCGGCGCTTCCGTCACCGCCGCTGCCGAGGCAACGGTCGGGCGCGAATCGGCCGATTCGACCGCATCGCGAGCGGGTTCCGCATCTTCCTGCGGTGCCGGCTCGATCACTTCCGGGGCCTGCACCTTTTCCGGTGCGGGCACCGGTTCCGGCAGCACGACCGGCGGCTCGACGACCACGGCCGGCTCCGGCGTGATTTCCGCCGACATCTCGGCCGGCGCGGTCACTGCGGGCGCCGGGACGTCCGGCGTGCTCTCGACGGCAGCCGCGGCAGCAGGGGCGATCACGCTGGCGGCCACGGCCGCAACGGCGGCGTGCGCCGGCGTGACGGTGGGTGCGGCCGGGGTCACGACAGGCGCCGGAGAAGCAGGGGCGCTCGGCGCCGACGCGCGAACG
It includes:
- a CDS encoding response regulator, with the protein product MTIRVFIVDDHSLVRTGMRMILSGETDIEVVGDVESGEEAMPLIRRLKPDVVLCDLHLPGLSGLEVTERVVKGDHGTRVIIVSVLQDGPMPKRLLEAGASGYVGKGGDAGELLRAIREVARGRRFLASGIAQSMALAGIDGDGSPFDLLSPREMEIALLLVQGLRQDDIAKRLSLSAKTVNTHKTRLFEKLEIHDTIALARLASRYGVIDPTQAI